From the genome of Miscanthus floridulus cultivar M001 chromosome 10, ASM1932011v1, whole genome shotgun sequence, one region includes:
- the LOC136489971 gene encoding glycine-rich cell wall structural protein 2-like, producing MAGTKLISLGLIVLMSMGFANAVRVARYSSADGTGIGGGGGGGYANGGGSGSGSGTGSGDSGPYGAHASAGGGGAGGGTSQDGGSGYGSGLGSGSGSSTYSQGVSSEFGPFGGESSNAGGAGGGGGGGQAGGAWNSNAQGSGSGTGSGSSYANRHWYGSDAGASANGNGGGTGNSENGGGAGGSGAGTGYGNAYP from the coding sequence ATGGCAGGCACAAAGCTAATATCACTAGGGCTCATTGTcctcatgagcatgggatttgccaATGCTGTAAGGGTGGCTAGATACTCTAGTGCTGATGGGACCGGCataggagggggagggggcggcggataTGCGAATGGCGGGGGATCAGGGTCTGGGTCCGGCACCGGATCGGGTGATAGTGGTCCTTATGGTGCCCATGCAAGTGCTGGAGGGGGTGGTGCAGGTGGTGGAACTAGCCAAGACGGTGGGTCCGGATATGGTTCAGGGTTAGGGTCAGGTTCAGGATCTAGTACATATAGTCAAGGAGTGTCTTCTGAATTTGGTCCTTTTGGAGGAGAATCTTCTAATGCTGGTGGTgccggtggtggtgggggtggaggACAAGCTGGAGGTGCTTGGAATTCCAATGCTCAAGGATCCGGTAGTGGCACCGGTTCTGGCTCTAGTTATGCTAACAGGCATTGGTATGGAAGTGATGCGGGTGCAAGTGCTAACGGCAATGGAGGTGGCACAGGAAATAGTGAAAATGGTGGCGGAGCCGGTGGTTCTGGTGCCGGAACTGGATATGGCAATGCCTACCCGTAA